In a single window of the Bradyrhizobium sp. ORS 285 genome:
- the clpS gene encoding ATP-dependent Clp protease adapter ClpS, protein MNDAVAKPKTKVRTKVERPRLYKVILVNDDFTPRDFVTMILKAEFRMTEDQAYKVMITAHKLGVCVVAVFTKDVAETKATRATDAGRAKGYPLLFTTEPEE, encoded by the coding sequence ATGAACGACGCCGTCGCCAAACCGAAGACGAAGGTCCGCACCAAGGTCGAGCGGCCCCGGCTCTACAAGGTCATCCTCGTCAACGACGACTTCACGCCGCGTGACTTCGTCACCATGATCCTGAAGGCGGAATTCCGCATGACCGAGGATCAGGCCTACAAGGTGATGATCACGGCGCATAAGCTCGGCGTCTGCGTGGTGGCCGTGTTCACCAAGGACGTCGCCGAAACCAAGGCAACGCGCGCGACCGACGCCGGCCGCGCCAAGGGCTATCCGCTGCTGTTCACCACCGAGCCGGAGGAGTGA
- a CDS encoding nucleoside 2-deoxyribosyltransferase, with product MKVYLAGPDVFLPDGIEVGRQKLATCARYGLIGLFPLDNTVDPECFTASRDIFRGNETMMNDADAIIANLTPFRGPGADAGTVYELGYMAGRGKLCFGYCNDPAVYADRARRFTTVSEQDGRLVDAEGLTVEDFGLPDNLMMIHALELHGNPLVLPRERPADVWRDLSAFETCVRRAAQRLGAES from the coding sequence ATGAAGGTCTATCTCGCCGGCCCGGATGTTTTCCTCCCGGACGGAATTGAAGTCGGGCGGCAGAAGTTAGCGACCTGCGCGCGCTATGGCCTGATTGGGCTTTTTCCGCTCGACAACACTGTCGATCCAGAGTGCTTCACTGCGTCGCGGGACATATTCCGCGGCAACGAGACCATGATGAACGATGCCGATGCCATCATAGCCAATCTCACCCCGTTTCGCGGCCCGGGTGCCGACGCAGGCACAGTCTACGAATTGGGCTACATGGCTGGCCGGGGGAAGCTCTGCTTTGGCTATTGCAACGATCCGGCCGTCTATGCCGACCGCGCCCGGCGCTTCACGACAGTAAGCGAGCAGGATGGCCGTTTGGTCGATGCCGAAGGGCTGACCGTCGAGGATTTCGGGCTGCCCGACAATCTGATGATGATCCACGCGCTCGAGCTGCATGGCAATCCGCTGGTACTGCCACGCGAGCGGCCGGCGGATGTCTGGCGTGACTTGTCGGCGTTCGAGACGTGCGTGAGGCGCGCAGCGCAGCGGCTGGGCGCGGAATCGTAG
- a CDS encoding exodeoxyribonuclease VII small subunit — protein MADNTVADVKKLSFERAIEELESIVKRLEDGKVPLEESVTIYERGEALKRRCEELLRQAEARVEKITTDASGRATGTAPLDVQ, from the coding sequence ATGGCGGACAACACCGTAGCCGACGTCAAGAAGCTGTCGTTCGAGCGCGCGATCGAGGAGTTGGAGTCGATCGTGAAGCGGCTCGAGGACGGCAAGGTGCCGCTCGAGGAGTCGGTGACGATCTATGAGCGCGGCGAGGCGCTGAAGCGGCGCTGCGAGGAGCTGCTGCGGCAGGCCGAGGCGCGGGTCGAGAAGATCACCACCGATGCCAGCGGCCGGGCCACCGGCACCGCGCCGCTCGACGTGCAGTAA
- a CDS encoding histone deacetylase family protein — protein sequence MSTLYLSHEACLDHATPSGHPERADRLRAVEEALTEERFALLDRDEAPEADIELALLCHNEHYVTELRQMAPTSGIIYLDGDTSMSPGTWEAVMRGVGGAVAATESVMSGKHRNAFVAVRPPGHHAEIAKPMGFCFFDNVAIAARYAQRTFGIERAAIIDFDVHHGNGTQDIFWADKSVMYCSTHQMPLFPGTGARGERGEHDTIVNAPLASEDGSLEFRSAFENLILPQLTKFSPELVIISAGFDAHYRDPLASLNLRAEDFGWVTRKLMELADKTAGGRVVSVLEGGYDLQGLKESVSAHVAALTGA from the coding sequence ATGTCGACGCTGTACCTCTCTCATGAAGCCTGCCTCGATCACGCCACGCCTTCCGGACATCCCGAGCGCGCCGACCGCCTGCGTGCCGTCGAGGAGGCCCTGACCGAGGAGCGCTTCGCCCTCCTCGATCGCGACGAGGCGCCGGAGGCGGACATCGAGCTGGCCCTGCTCTGCCACAACGAGCATTACGTCACTGAGCTTCGCCAGATGGCCCCCACCTCGGGCATCATCTATCTCGACGGCGACACCTCGATGTCGCCCGGCACCTGGGAAGCGGTCATGCGCGGCGTCGGCGGCGCGGTCGCCGCCACCGAATCCGTGATGTCCGGCAAGCACAGGAACGCCTTCGTCGCCGTGCGCCCCCCTGGACACCATGCCGAGATCGCAAAGCCGATGGGCTTCTGCTTCTTCGACAACGTCGCGATCGCCGCCCGCTACGCGCAGCGCACCTTCGGCATCGAGCGCGCCGCGATCATCGATTTCGACGTCCACCACGGCAATGGCACCCAGGACATCTTCTGGGCCGACAAGAGCGTGATGTATTGCTCGACCCACCAGATGCCGCTGTTCCCCGGCACTGGCGCCCGTGGCGAGCGCGGCGAGCACGACACCATCGTCAACGCGCCGCTCGCCTCCGAGGACGGCAGCCTCGAATTCCGCTCGGCCTTCGAGAACCTGATCCTGCCGCAGCTGACCAAGTTCAGCCCGGAGCTGGTGATCATCTCGGCCGGCTTCGACGCGCATTATCGCGACCCCCTGGCGTCGCTCAACCTGCGGGCCGAGGACTTCGGCTGGGTCACACGCAAGCTGATGGAACTCGCCGACAAGACTGCCGGCGGGCGTGTCGTCTCGGTCCTGGAAGGCGGCTATGATCTTCAGGGCCTTAAGGAATCCGTCTCCGCCCATGTCGCGGCGCTGACCGGGGCGTAA
- the aroC gene encoding chorismate synthase produces the protein MSFNTFGHMFRVTTFGESHGVAIGCVVDGCPPRIPLEAAEIQTDLDRRRPGQSRFTTQRQEPDQVKILSGVMADPDSGAQVTTGTPIALEIENTDQRSKDYSEIKDKFRPGHADFTYEAKYGLRDYRGGGRSSARETATRVAAGAIARKIIAGVKVRGALVQMGPHKINRDNWDWDEIARNPFFCPDKDKAAFFEDYLDGIRKSGSSIGAVLEITAEGVPAGLGAPLYGKLDADLAAAMMSINAVKGVEIGAGFAAAELTGEENADEMRSANDGTRFLSNNAGGILGGIATGQPIVVRFAVKPTSSILTPRQTVDRSGHETEILTKGRHDPCVGIRAVPVGEAMMACVLADHLLRHRGQVG, from the coding sequence ATGTCCTTCAACACCTTCGGCCACATGTTCCGCGTCACCACCTTCGGCGAGAGCCATGGCGTGGCCATTGGCTGCGTGGTCGACGGCTGCCCGCCGCGCATTCCGCTGGAGGCGGCCGAGATCCAGACCGATCTCGATCGCCGCCGTCCCGGCCAGTCGCGCTTCACCACCCAGCGCCAGGAGCCGGACCAGGTGAAGATCCTGTCCGGCGTGATGGCCGATCCCGACAGCGGCGCGCAGGTCACCACCGGCACGCCGATCGCGCTTGAGATCGAGAACACCGACCAGCGCTCGAAGGACTATTCCGAGATCAAGGACAAGTTCCGCCCCGGCCATGCCGACTTCACCTATGAGGCGAAATACGGCCTGCGCGACTATCGCGGCGGGGGCCGCTCCTCGGCGCGCGAGACCGCCACGCGTGTCGCGGCCGGCGCCATCGCGCGCAAGATCATCGCCGGCGTCAAGGTGCGCGGCGCGCTGGTGCAGATGGGCCCGCACAAGATCAACCGTGACAATTGGGATTGGGACGAGATCGCGCGCAATCCGTTCTTCTGTCCCGACAAGGACAAGGCGGCGTTCTTCGAGGACTATCTCGACGGTATCAGGAAGTCCGGCTCGTCGATCGGCGCGGTGCTGGAGATCACGGCCGAGGGCGTGCCGGCGGGCCTCGGCGCACCGCTCTACGGCAAGCTCGATGCAGACCTCGCCGCAGCGATGATGAGCATCAACGCGGTGAAGGGCGTCGAGATCGGCGCGGGCTTTGCTGCTGCCGAGCTCACCGGCGAGGAGAATGCCGACGAGATGCGCTCGGCCAATGACGGCACGCGGTTCCTGTCCAACAACGCCGGCGGCATCCTCGGCGGCATCGCCACGGGCCAGCCGATCGTGGTGCGCTTCGCGGTCAAGCCGACCTCGTCGATTCTGACGCCGCGGCAGACGGTGGATCGCTCGGGCCACGAGACGGAGATCCTGACCAAGGGCCGGCACGACCCCTGCGTCGGCATCCGCGCGGTGCCGGTGGGCGAGGCGATGATGGCTTGTGTGCTCGCCGATCATCTGCTGCGCCATCGCGGTCAGGTCGGGTAG
- a CDS encoding septal ring lytic transglycosylase RlpA family protein translates to MRIIDQTERPRQRDARHSLIQCQRAALARQLLRGALVCAAAASLAACAQSSAVRQARLTAPAAAEFRPTVQRAETAPESVVRVRHAEASPPAAHSASSGLASYYSEGHKTASGERFDPSELTAAHRSLPFGTRLQVTNVKTGRSVVVRVNDRGPFVQGRVVDVSYSAAQALGMINTGVAPVKVSVLR, encoded by the coding sequence ATGCGTATCATCGACCAGACAGAACGTCCCAGGCAGCGCGACGCGCGGCATTCGCTCATTCAGTGCCAACGTGCAGCGCTGGCCCGACAGCTCCTGCGGGGCGCGCTGGTGTGTGCGGCCGCAGCCTCGCTGGCGGCCTGCGCGCAATCATCGGCTGTCCGGCAGGCGCGCCTCACCGCGCCGGCGGCCGCCGAGTTTCGGCCCACGGTCCAGCGCGCCGAGACGGCGCCGGAATCGGTGGTTCGCGTCCGCCATGCCGAAGCCAGTCCACCCGCGGCGCATTCCGCGTCGTCAGGTCTCGCCAGCTACTATTCGGAAGGACACAAGACCGCGAGCGGCGAGCGCTTCGATCCCTCCGAGCTGACGGCCGCGCATCGCAGCCTGCCGTTCGGCACGCGCCTGCAGGTCACCAACGTCAAGACCGGCCGTTCGGTGGTGGTACGTGTCAACGATCGCGGCCCGTTCGTGCAGGGGCGCGTGGTGGATGTGTCCTACTCCGCCGCGCAAGCTCTCGGCATGATCAACACCGGCGTCGCACCGGTGAAGGTGAGTGTGTTGAGGTAG
- a CDS encoding class I SAM-dependent RNA methyltransferase, translating to MVERLIIDHVGHRGDGVSLSSGEALYVPYTLAGETVETAAIPGHPDRRKLLAVETPSAERIAPFCAHFGVCGGCAIQHWSPASYQQWKRNIVIETLRAAKVNCDVAPLTDAHGAGRRRATFHARMGTHDILRVGFSAANSHEIVPIDRCPILDPALDGALEAAWALAEALKPTGKPLDIQATATSNGLDIDIRGSGPLPPPRVAALSRLAEQHRLARLTRHGELVLMRNPPVVTMGTAQVTLPPGSFLQATVQGEETLAQLVLERVGKAKHVADLFCGVGPFALRLAARARVTAMDNDAGSIAALQKAAGTPGLKPIKAEARDLFRRPLMPPELRDLDAVVFDPPRQGAQAQAKQLAASKVPVIVAVSCNVTTFARDVRMLIDGGYKLETVVPVDQFRHTPHVELVARLVR from the coding sequence GTGGTTGAACGTCTGATCATCGACCATGTCGGCCACCGCGGCGACGGCGTGTCGCTGTCTTCAGGCGAGGCGCTGTACGTGCCTTACACGCTCGCCGGCGAGACGGTCGAGACCGCGGCCATTCCCGGCCATCCCGACCGCCGCAAACTGCTCGCGGTGGAGACGCCAAGCGCGGAGCGCATCGCGCCGTTCTGCGCGCATTTCGGCGTGTGCGGCGGCTGCGCCATCCAGCACTGGTCGCCCGCGTCCTATCAGCAGTGGAAGCGCAACATCGTCATCGAGACGCTGCGCGCCGCCAAGGTGAATTGCGACGTGGCCCCGCTGACCGATGCCCATGGCGCCGGCCGCCGCCGCGCAACCTTCCACGCGCGCATGGGCACGCACGACATTCTTCGCGTCGGCTTCTCCGCCGCCAACAGTCACGAGATCGTCCCGATCGATCGTTGCCCGATCCTCGATCCCGCGCTCGACGGCGCGCTCGAGGCAGCGTGGGCGCTGGCGGAAGCGCTGAAGCCGACCGGCAAGCCACTCGATATCCAGGCCACCGCAACCAGCAACGGCCTGGACATCGACATCCGCGGCTCCGGCCCGCTGCCGCCGCCGCGCGTCGCCGCGCTGTCCCGCCTTGCCGAGCAGCACCGCCTGGCCCGGCTGACCCGACACGGCGAGCTGGTGCTGATGCGCAATCCGCCGGTCGTGACGATGGGCACGGCGCAGGTGACCTTGCCGCCTGGCTCGTTCCTGCAAGCCACCGTGCAAGGCGAGGAGACGCTGGCGCAGCTGGTGCTGGAGCGCGTCGGCAAGGCCAAGCACGTCGCCGACCTGTTCTGCGGCGTCGGCCCGTTCGCGCTGCGGCTCGCCGCGCGCGCCCGCGTCACCGCGATGGACAATGACGCCGGCTCGATCGCAGCATTGCAGAAGGCCGCGGGCACGCCAGGCTTGAAGCCGATCAAAGCCGAAGCCCGCGACCTGTTCCGCCGCCCACTGATGCCGCCCGAATTGCGCGACCTCGACGCCGTCGTGTTCGACCCGCCGCGCCAGGGCGCCCAGGCGCAGGCCAAGCAGCTCGCGGCCAGCAAGGTGCCGGTGATCGTCGCGGTGTCCTGCAACGTGACCACCTTCGCGCGCGACGTGCGCATGCTGATCGACGGCGGCTACAAGCTGGAGACGGTGGTGCCGGTCGACCAGTTCAGGCACACGCCGCATGTCGAGCTGGTGGCCAGGCTGGTGCGGTGA
- a CDS encoding DUF1194 domain-containing protein has translation MRWWISIGAACVVGAFAGILAGGDVATVAAAPGGKSAQQMSEKEASVDVELILAVDVSYSMDLDELAIQREGYAQALCSREFLQALKNGVHGRIAVTYFEWAAAGDQKIIIPWRVIDGPESADAVAAEIMKTPIRRASRTSISGAIYFAMPLFDDNPYRGLRRVIDISGDGPNNNGPSPVTMARDEAVNKGITINGLPIMVKEPSYSTMDIENLDLYYKDCVTGGRGSFVVTIKSRDEFKEAIRTKLLMEVAGRAPPPRIVPVADDGNKEPRVSCLIGEKIWQDRWGR, from the coding sequence ATGCGCTGGTGGATCTCGATCGGGGCGGCGTGTGTGGTGGGCGCCTTTGCTGGCATCTTGGCTGGCGGCGACGTCGCCACGGTCGCGGCAGCGCCGGGCGGCAAGTCCGCTCAGCAGATGAGCGAGAAGGAAGCCTCGGTCGACGTCGAGCTGATCCTGGCGGTCGACGTGTCCTACTCGATGGATCTCGACGAACTCGCCATCCAGCGCGAAGGCTACGCCCAGGCGCTCTGCTCGCGCGAGTTCCTGCAGGCGCTGAAGAACGGCGTGCACGGCCGGATCGCCGTGACCTATTTCGAATGGGCCGCCGCGGGCGATCAGAAGATCATCATCCCCTGGCGCGTGATCGACGGGCCTGAGAGCGCCGACGCCGTCGCCGCCGAGATCATGAAGACGCCGATCCGAAGGGCCTCGCGTACCTCGATCTCCGGCGCGATCTACTTCGCGATGCCGCTGTTCGACGACAACCCCTATCGCGGGCTGCGCCGAGTGATCGATATCTCCGGCGATGGCCCCAACAACAACGGTCCCTCGCCGGTGACGATGGCGCGCGACGAGGCGGTCAACAAGGGGATCACGATCAACGGCCTGCCGATCATGGTCAAGGAGCCGTCCTACTCGACCATGGATATCGAGAACCTCGACCTCTACTACAAGGATTGCGTCACCGGCGGCCGCGGCTCCTTCGTGGTCACGATCAAGAGCCGTGACGAGTTCAAGGAGGCGATCCGTACCAAGCTGCTGATGGAAGTGGCCGGACGCGCACCCCCGCCGCGCATCGTCCCGGTCGCCGATGACGGCAACAAGGAGCCGCGGGTGTCGTGCCTGATCGGCGAGAAGATCTGGCAGGATCGGTGGGGGCGGTAA
- a CDS encoding histidine phosphatase family protein — protein MPRPTIYYIRHGETEWNALGRLQGTQDIPLNALGRVQAVQAGNILSELVTRNGDDAARLPYVASPLIRARATMELVRETLKLPVPDYGLDARLREIGYGKWEGATLPEMQAADPVFYAKRLTEKWTLAPEGGETYADVEVRVRDWYDGLTGDIVAVAHGGTARALMVALGFATPNHAVDLPIQQGAVYVFGENGFEKFS, from the coding sequence ATGCCCCGGCCCACGATCTACTACATCCGCCACGGCGAGACGGAATGGAATGCGCTCGGTCGGCTGCAAGGCACGCAGGACATTCCGCTGAACGCGCTCGGCCGCGTGCAGGCGGTGCAGGCTGGGAACATCCTCAGCGAGCTGGTGACGCGCAACGGCGATGACGCGGCGCGCTTGCCGTATGTGGCAAGCCCGCTGATCCGCGCCCGCGCGACCATGGAGCTGGTGCGCGAAACCTTGAAGCTGCCGGTGCCCGATTACGGCCTCGACGCGCGGCTGCGCGAGATCGGCTACGGCAAGTGGGAGGGCGCGACCCTGCCGGAGATGCAGGCCGCCGATCCCGTGTTCTATGCCAAGCGCCTGACCGAGAAATGGACGCTGGCGCCGGAGGGCGGCGAGACCTATGCCGACGTCGAGGTCCGGGTGCGCGACTGGTATGATGGGCTGACCGGCGATATCGTGGCGGTGGCCCATGGCGGCACGGCACGGGCGCTGATGGTCGCGCTCGGCTTCGCCACGCCAAACCACGCCGTCGACCTGCCGATCCAGCAGGGGGCGGTGTATGTTTTCGGCGAGAACGGGTTCGAGAAGTTCAGTTAG
- the dxs gene encoding 1-deoxy-D-xylulose-5-phosphate synthase: MTTFSKTPLLDTIKTPEDLRRLKVEQVRQVADELRQETIDAVSVTGGHFGAGLGVVELTTAIHYVFDTPRDRLIWDVGHQAYPHKILTGRRDRIRTLRTGGGLSGFTKRTESDYDPFGAAHSSTSISAGLGMAVARDLSGGKNNVIAVIGDGAMSAGMAYEAMNNAGAMNSRLIVILNDNDMSIAPPVGAMSAYLSRLYSGKTYRTLRDAAKQLGQHLPKVIANRASRVEEYSRGFMMDGGTLFEELGFYYVGPIDGHNLDHLLPVLKNVRDMETGPILVHVVTQKGKGYSPAEAAADKYHAVAKFDIATGTQAKAKPNAPAYQNVFGQSLVKEAEKDDKIVGITAAMPSGTGIDIFAKAFPKRTFDVGIAEQHAVTFAAGLASEGYKPFCAIYSTFLQRGYDQIVHDVAIQSLPVRFAIDRAGLVGADGATHAGSFDNAYLGCLPNMVIMAASDEAELVHMVATQVAIDDKPSAVRYPRGEGRGVEMPEVGVPLPIGKGRMIRQGKQIALLSFGTRLAECEKAADELAAHGLSASIADARFMKPLDEELIMKLAREHDILITIEEGSIGGFGSHVMQFLADQGMLDGGLKMRSMVLPDEFQDHDTPAAMYARAGLDAKGIVRKVFEALGKDYATEAVKLA; this comes from the coding sequence GTGACCACATTTAGTAAGACGCCGCTTCTCGACACCATCAAGACTCCGGAAGATCTGCGCCGGCTGAAGGTCGAGCAGGTCCGGCAGGTCGCCGACGAACTGCGCCAGGAGACGATCGACGCGGTCTCGGTGACCGGCGGTCATTTCGGTGCCGGTCTCGGCGTGGTCGAGCTGACCACCGCCATCCATTACGTGTTCGACACCCCGCGCGATCGCCTGATCTGGGATGTCGGCCACCAGGCCTATCCGCACAAGATCCTGACCGGGCGCCGCGACCGCATCCGGACGCTCCGCACCGGCGGCGGCCTTTCCGGCTTCACCAAGCGCACCGAGAGCGATTACGATCCGTTCGGCGCCGCGCACTCCTCGACCTCGATCTCCGCCGGCCTCGGCATGGCGGTCGCTCGCGACCTGTCGGGCGGCAAGAACAACGTGATCGCCGTGATCGGCGACGGCGCGATGTCCGCCGGCATGGCCTATGAGGCGATGAACAACGCCGGCGCGATGAACTCGCGCCTGATCGTGATCCTCAACGACAACGACATGTCGATCGCACCGCCGGTCGGCGCGATGTCGGCCTATCTGTCCCGCCTCTACTCGGGCAAGACCTACCGCACGCTGCGCGACGCGGCGAAGCAGCTCGGCCAGCATCTGCCGAAGGTGATCGCCAACCGCGCCAGCCGCGTCGAGGAATATTCCCGCGGCTTCATGATGGACGGCGGCACGCTGTTCGAGGAGCTCGGCTTCTATTATGTCGGCCCGATCGACGGTCACAACCTCGACCATCTGCTGCCCGTCCTGAAGAATGTCCGCGACATGGAGACCGGTCCGATCCTGGTCCACGTCGTGACCCAGAAGGGCAAGGGCTACTCGCCGGCGGAAGCCGCCGCCGACAAATATCACGCGGTCGCCAAGTTCGACATCGCCACCGGCACCCAGGCCAAGGCGAAGCCGAATGCGCCGGCCTATCAGAACGTGTTCGGCCAGAGCCTGGTCAAGGAAGCCGAGAAGGACGACAAGATCGTCGGCATCACCGCCGCGATGCCCTCGGGCACCGGCATCGACATCTTCGCCAAGGCTTTCCCGAAGCGCACCTTCGACGTCGGCATCGCCGAGCAGCACGCGGTGACCTTCGCCGCCGGCCTTGCGAGCGAAGGCTACAAGCCGTTCTGCGCGATCTACTCGACCTTCCTGCAGCGCGGCTACGACCAGATCGTCCATGACGTCGCGATCCAGTCGCTCCCGGTGCGCTTCGCGATCGACCGCGCCGGCCTGGTCGGTGCCGACGGCGCCACCCATGCCGGCTCCTTCGACAACGCCTATCTCGGCTGCCTGCCGAACATGGTGATCATGGCGGCCTCCGACGAGGCCGAGCTGGTGCACATGGTGGCGACCCAGGTCGCGATCGACGACAAGCCCAGCGCGGTCCGCTACCCCCGCGGCGAAGGCCGCGGCGTCGAGATGCCCGAAGTCGGCGTGCCCCTGCCGATCGGCAAGGGCCGCATGATCCGCCAGGGCAAGCAGATCGCCCTGCTCTCCTTCGGCACTCGTCTCGCCGAGTGCGAGAAGGCGGCCGACGAGCTCGCCGCGCACGGCCTGTCCGCCTCGATCGCCGACGCGCGCTTCATGAAGCCGCTCGACGAGGAGCTGATCATGAAGCTCGCCCGCGAGCACGACATCCTGATCACCATCGAGGAAGGCTCGATCGGCGGCTTCGGCTCGCATGTGATGCAGTTCCTGGCTGACCAGGGCATGCTCGACGGCGGCCTGAAGATGCGCTCGATGGTGCTGCCGGACGAATTCCAGGACCACGACACGCCGGCGGCGATGTACGCCCGCGCCGGCCTCGACGCCAAGGGCATCGTCCGCAAGGTGTTCGAAGCGCTCGGCAAGGACTACGCGACCGAGGCCGTCAAGCTCGCCTGA
- a CDS encoding adenylate/guanylate cyclase domain-containing protein: MDISKLQDIKEWLVDGARSTATPSEMMAECCARLVALGIPLWRVGVFVRTLHPDIAGRSFIWRQGGEVEMGTVAFGFESSPAYRDSPLARVFEQGTEFRADPRGPLAEQFPILMDLRAEGVTDYVSLPLTFIDRAIHAASWTTRSPDGFTEEQLNAIRSLAPALARYTEIVTLRRTASMLLDTYVGNSAGERILGGQIRRGHTDAMDAAIWLSDLRGFTPLSDRLPAEDVVEILNQYFDCQVEPIREQGGEVLKFMGDGLLAVFPIRRQGGDPAEVCSRVLTAARASRARVDALEYAAGGAGERFRFGVALHVGRLLYGNIGGGNRLDFTCIGPAVNLAARLEKIAAKLKRTVVASEAFAGACPEPVTDLWTDLGEFPIAGLSTEQRVFGLREETN, translated from the coding sequence ATGGACATCTCCAAGCTGCAGGACATCAAGGAGTGGCTGGTCGACGGCGCGCGTTCCACCGCGACGCCGAGCGAGATGATGGCTGAATGCTGCGCGCGGCTGGTGGCCCTCGGCATCCCCTTGTGGCGCGTCGGCGTGTTCGTCCGCACCTTGCATCCTGACATCGCCGGCCGCAGCTTCATCTGGCGCCAGGGAGGCGAGGTCGAGATGGGCACGGTCGCTTTCGGCTTCGAGAGCAGTCCGGCCTACCGCGACAGTCCGCTGGCCCGCGTATTCGAGCAGGGGACCGAGTTCAGGGCCGATCCGCGTGGTCCCCTGGCCGAGCAGTTTCCGATCCTGATGGATCTGCGCGCCGAGGGGGTCACCGACTATGTCAGCCTGCCTCTGACCTTCATCGACCGGGCCATTCACGCGGCGAGCTGGACCACCCGGAGTCCGGACGGCTTCACCGAGGAGCAGCTGAACGCGATCCGGTCCCTGGCGCCGGCTCTGGCGCGCTACACCGAGATCGTCACGCTGCGCCGGACCGCCTCGATGCTGCTCGACACCTATGTCGGCAACAGCGCCGGTGAGCGCATCCTCGGCGGCCAGATCCGCCGCGGCCACACCGACGCCATGGACGCGGCGATCTGGCTGTCCGACCTGCGGGGCTTCACGCCGTTGTCGGATCGGCTGCCGGCCGAGGACGTGGTGGAGATTCTCAACCAGTATTTCGATTGCCAGGTGGAGCCGATCCGCGAGCAGGGCGGCGAGGTGCTGAAGTTCATGGGCGACGGCCTGCTCGCGGTGTTCCCAATCCGCCGCCAGGGTGGCGATCCGGCCGAAGTCTGCAGCCGCGTGCTGACGGCGGCGCGCGCGTCGCGAGCTCGCGTCGACGCGCTCGAATATGCAGCCGGCGGCGCCGGGGAGCGCTTCCGCTTTGGCGTCGCGCTGCATGTCGGCCGGCTGCTCTACGGCAATATCGGCGGCGGTAACCGGCTCGACTTCACCTGCATCGGCCCCGCCGTCAATCTGGCGGCCCGGCTGGAGAAGATCGCAGCCAAGCTGAAGCGGACGGTGGTCGCCTCCGAGGCCTTCGCCGGCGCCTGTCCGGAGCCCGTGACCGATCTCTGGACCGATCTCGGCGAATTCCCGATCGCCGGCCTCTCGACGGAGCAGCGCGTGTTCGGGCTGCGCGAGGAAACCAATTAG
- a CDS encoding TlyA family RNA methyltransferase: MPPPRKRADILLVERGLFESRARAQAAIEAGLVFANDKQVGKASETVPVDAVVQAESAHPWVSRGGVKLAAALEHYGVEVEDHVCLDVGASTGGFTEVLLANGAAVVFAIDVGRDQLHPSLRNHPKIVSMEQTDIRSYEGKRLPQRPDVVVIDCSFISLKAVLPVALTLAASPMSLLALIKPQFEAKGAHGKGGIIKDASVHQAVCDDIAAFAASLGCSDIEIFPSSIKGGDGNAEFFLGARRRG, encoded by the coding sequence ATGCCCCCTCCCCGCAAACGCGCTGACATCCTTCTCGTCGAACGCGGCCTGTTCGAAAGCCGGGCGCGGGCGCAGGCGGCGATCGAGGCGGGACTGGTGTTTGCCAATGACAAGCAGGTCGGCAAGGCGTCCGAGACCGTTCCCGTCGACGCTGTCGTGCAGGCTGAGTCGGCCCATCCCTGGGTGTCGCGCGGCGGCGTCAAGCTGGCGGCGGCGCTGGAGCACTACGGCGTCGAGGTCGAGGACCATGTCTGCCTCGATGTCGGCGCCTCCACCGGCGGCTTCACCGAGGTGTTGCTGGCGAACGGTGCGGCGGTCGTGTTCGCGATCGATGTCGGCCGCGACCAGCTGCATCCGTCGCTGCGCAATCATCCGAAGATCGTCTCGATGGAGCAGACCGATATCCGCAGCTACGAGGGCAAGCGGCTGCCGCAACGGCCGGACGTCGTCGTGATCGATTGCAGCTTCATCTCGCTGAAAGCCGTGCTGCCGGTGGCGCTGACCTTGGCGGCGTCGCCGATGAGTCTGCTGGCGCTGATCAAGCCGCAATTCGAGGCCAAGGGTGCGCACGGCAAGGGCGGCATCATCAAGGATGCGAGCGTGCATCAAGCCGTGTGTGACGACATCGCCGCTTTCGCCGCCTCGCTCGGTTGCAGTGATATCGAGATCTTTCCGTCATCGATCAAAGGCGGCGACGGCAACGCCGAATTCTTCCTGGGAGCACGCCGCCGTGGTTGA